A single window of Chitinophaga sp. XS-30 DNA harbors:
- a CDS encoding glycosyltransferase family 39 protein — protein MKYLLIAIVAALLFIPFLGAVHLFDWDEINFAEAAREMIVSGNYSQVQIDFAPFWEKPPLFIWMQALSMHLFGINDFAARFPNAVIGIITLLTFFHIGKKIGDEKLGLWWALVYAGSWLPHFYFKSGIIDPTFNYFIFLSLYFAYRIGYAPKPTRMAICSGVSLGLAVLTKGPAAILIAVLALVVYWVYNKFRIYIRIMHLVWIALFCLLTTGLWFGYEIIANGWWFMNEFVVYQWRLFSTPDAGHGGPFFYHWIVLLVGCFPASIFLLSYIQTARGKSIYTQQSTEAKDFKIWMWVLFWVVLLLFSIVKTKIVHYSSLCYFPLSFLAALQVHRLLEGRFTLKGWNITIILVIGLVLGVAISLLPLVGIYKAELIPHIGDRFAKANLEADVPFGFGEMAYGLIYTILVIVSCVLLFNRKVKQGLLCLFISTIIMIQVTVLHFVPKVERFSQGAAIDYFKSFVGKDVYVRPLSYKSYAYMYYTRKLPPANKNYYDDKWLLEGPVDKPTYFICRITDSDPWRAHPNLEVIGEKNGFVFLKRKD, from the coding sequence ATGAAATATCTGTTGATAGCCATCGTAGCAGCCCTTTTATTTATTCCCTTCCTGGGAGCCGTGCACCTGTTCGACTGGGATGAGATCAATTTTGCGGAGGCCGCGAGAGAAATGATCGTAAGCGGCAATTATTCCCAGGTGCAGATAGATTTTGCGCCGTTCTGGGAGAAACCCCCGCTCTTTATCTGGATGCAGGCGCTGAGCATGCACCTCTTTGGCATCAACGATTTTGCAGCAAGGTTCCCCAACGCCGTCATCGGCATCATTACCCTGCTCACCTTCTTTCATATCGGCAAAAAGATCGGGGACGAAAAACTCGGCCTCTGGTGGGCGCTCGTATATGCGGGGTCCTGGCTGCCGCATTTCTATTTCAAATCCGGCATCATCGACCCCACCTTCAACTATTTTATTTTCCTCTCGCTTTACTTTGCCTACCGTATCGGCTATGCTCCCAAACCAACGCGTATGGCCATATGCAGCGGGGTATCACTCGGGCTGGCGGTGCTGACCAAAGGTCCCGCTGCCATTCTCATTGCCGTACTGGCGCTGGTGGTGTACTGGGTGTACAACAAGTTCAGGATCTATATCAGGATCATGCATCTCGTTTGGATCGCTCTCTTCTGCCTGCTGACCACCGGGCTTTGGTTCGGCTACGAGATCATTGCGAACGGATGGTGGTTCATGAATGAGTTCGTGGTGTACCAGTGGCGCCTGTTCAGCACACCGGATGCGGGGCATGGCGGGCCGTTCTTCTACCACTGGATCGTGCTGCTGGTGGGATGCTTCCCGGCAAGCATCTTTCTCCTGAGTTATATCCAGACGGCCAGGGGCAAATCCATTTACACCCAGCAGAGCACGGAAGCCAAGGATTTCAAGATATGGATGTGGGTGCTGTTCTGGGTAGTATTGCTGCTGTTTTCTATTGTGAAAACGAAGATCGTGCACTATTCGTCCCTCTGTTATTTCCCCCTGAGCTTCCTCGCCGCGCTGCAGGTGCACCGCCTGCTGGAAGGAAGGTTCACCCTGAAAGGATGGAATATCACCATCATCCTGGTGATCGGCCTGGTGCTGGGTGTCGCCATCAGCCTGCTGCCCCTTGTTGGCATCTACAAAGCCGAACTGATCCCGCACATCGGGGACCGTTTTGCCAAAGCCAACCTGGAGGCCGATGTGCCGTTCGGTTTTGGCGAAATGGCCTACGGCCTCATCTATACCATCCTGGTGATCGTGTCCTGCGTATTGCTGTTTAACCGGAAAGTGAAACAGGGGCTGCTCTGCCTGTTCATCAGCACCATCATCATGATACAGGTGACGGTACTGCACTTTGTACCGAAAGTAGAGCGCTTCTCCCAGGGCGCCGCCATCGATTATTTCAAATCCTTTGTGGGAAAGGATGTGTATGTGCGGCCGCTCAGCTACAAGAGCTATGCCTATATGTACTACACGCGGAAGCTGCCGCCTGCCAATAAAAATTACTACGATGATAAATGGCTGCTGGAAGGGCCGGTAGACAAACCCACCTACTTCATCTGCCGGATTACGGACAGCGATCCCTGGAGGGCGCACCCCAACCTGGAGGTGATCGGGGAAAAGAACGGGTTTGTGTTTCTGAAGCGGAAAGATTAG